From the genome of Phytohabitans rumicis, one region includes:
- a CDS encoding TadE family protein — protein MLLFGQAFVWGVGWLAAQAAADHAAQTARVVDGSEAAGNADAHDLLAQLGGRFLDDPTVHIQRGPWTTTVTIAGTAHGLPLPITVTVHAPTESVVPR, from the coding sequence GTGCTGCTGTTCGGACAGGCATTCGTCTGGGGCGTGGGCTGGCTGGCCGCGCAGGCGGCGGCCGACCACGCCGCACAAACCGCCCGCGTCGTCGACGGCAGCGAGGCCGCGGGAAACGCTGACGCCCACGACCTGCTGGCCCAACTCGGCGGCCGGTTCCTGGACGACCCAACCGTCCACATCCAGCGGGGGCCGTGGACTACGACGGTCACCATCGCCGGGACCGCCCATGGGCTGCCGCTTCCGATCACCGTGACCGTTCACGCCCCGACCGAAAGCGTCGTGCCGCGATGA
- a CDS encoding DUF4192 domain-containing protein: MSNHENPITHQPPPPRRIRVVATSPADLLALVPYLLGFHPHQSLVALGFTDDELVVATRGDLPTQDDPANAVDLLIGQMTRLVTNSRCTTVHLFGYGSPDLVEPVLRAAADGFADAGLEVIDLVRVTSDRYFSLRSPGPDEGVPFEVGSNILAAYAIAAGQVAFPDRDSLARTIEAVDGPEQQAMTRATIAAAERLNMLIATDGTAAAIRAGKHAVTEAFDRYAAGGRLDDNEMGWLTVQLINPEVREHAWLLTDDRSWHEQLWRDTTRRALLDLVAHAAALLAFTAWRRGDGVLANLAARRALDADPGNRLATLIDQVLAAGLSPATLIWPPDQPPADDTPDTSDLPDRAEPS; encoded by the coding sequence GTGAGCAACCACGAAAACCCCATCACACATCAGCCTCCCCCACCGCGTCGCATTCGCGTCGTAGCTACCTCACCAGCCGACCTGCTCGCCCTCGTCCCCTACCTGCTGGGTTTCCACCCTCACCAGTCCCTGGTGGCGCTCGGCTTCACCGACGACGAACTGGTCGTCGCCACCCGCGGGGACTTGCCCACACAAGACGACCCGGCCAACGCGGTCGACCTTCTGATCGGGCAGATGACCAGGCTGGTCACCAACAGCAGATGCACCACCGTGCACCTGTTCGGCTACGGATCACCGGACCTGGTCGAGCCGGTGCTGCGGGCCGCCGCCGATGGCTTTGCCGACGCTGGGTTGGAGGTCATCGACCTGGTGCGGGTCACCAGCGACCGGTACTTCTCCCTCCGGTCACCCGGCCCGGACGAAGGCGTGCCGTTCGAGGTCGGCAGCAACATCCTGGCCGCCTACGCCATCGCAGCCGGACAGGTCGCCTTCCCCGACCGCGACAGCCTGGCCCGCACCATCGAAGCCGTCGATGGACCGGAACAGCAGGCGATGACCCGCGCCACCATCGCCGCGGCCGAACGCCTCAACATGCTGATCGCCACCGACGGCACCGCCGCCGCGATACGCGCCGGCAAGCACGCCGTCACCGAGGCGTTCGACCGATACGCCGCAGGTGGCCGGCTCGACGACAACGAGATGGGCTGGCTCACCGTCCAGCTCATCAACCCCGAGGTACGCGAACACGCCTGGCTGCTCACCGATGACCGGTCCTGGCACGAGCAGCTGTGGCGCGATACGACACGTCGCGCCCTGCTGGACCTGGTCGCCCACGCCGCCGCCCTGCTTGCGTTCACAGCGTGGCGGCGCGGCGACGGCGTCCTGGCCAACCTCGCTGCCCGACGCGCCCTCGACGCCGATCCCGGCAACCGGTTGGCCACGCTCATCGACCAGGTGCTCGCCGCCGGGCTCTCCCCGGCCACGCTCATCTGGCCGCCGGACCAGCCACCGGCCGACGACACGCCGGACACCAGCGACCTTCCCGACCGGGCCGAGCCCAGCTAG
- a CDS encoding BTAD domain-containing putative transcriptional regulator, with product MVLMHWIGRLVVRSASAVAVLVVVAGVPAGLAYFVGWPLPDRLPGSVADVAALLARDFDDAAVVKVLAVALWLVWAAFCRALAVEVQAARRGRASRRLRLISPMQALAAMLVAGLAAGPGATFTAAAATPGAVVSATAVTTSHASFAAPQPMATWSEVPTGTAARTSLPAGPAAPSKARPATAGVQDLPRFAVVAADGPITVATAGRQYTATVQRGDTLWEIAQVWLGNPHRWVEIYDLNKARYDRHGRMRGGHHIEPTWILTLPDDAHPPAGAQPAAPTHPKPPPAPRTTPPPPPTSAAPSQPGDRQEPDGVVEPHQPPATSPPSDQTTASPAEPSTAAERPQHSSSDDTGVAIRNGWVTIGLAAALAAAAAVVWLRRRHRYNPRTAPDPATDPTLQPLPATVTRLRREVRRQAPHLLEPPNPGPTVREYAQMDPKPPLPEPGPHGPELAGWGPLPAGGLGLTGPGAAGAARAMLVATLSAGHAFDPDAEATVVVPASVLADLVGGHAVVDLVGSIPRLIVTPGLSEAVTHLHRENLDRAWILDQHDAQDLTELHTRFPDHEPLPPMLLIADTPEPAKRHRLSGVLELSHGMSIGAVLLGDWPAGTTVHVEPDGSTTGGDGQRLSTLDQRATMDGVAVLREAHTGEPPEPAAAVYPPTSAAIGGSGTPAPPAPAAAQAPQGQAGTTDQPRGDLDDPAAANDAPDTGDQDQTTDPSNAGSPPPPDSSGRRPDVPAGAVVPARVRVLGRVAILKPDGTAVAGLRRKAAELLLYLAAHRGGAAIDDIKEALWPDAPMSRAKERLATDVANLRASLRSGARITAQQAEPDAAAARRPRGGKKPVGPEFVLNPGGRYILAPDLVDVDWWRVGDAVAEASTAADTPARQAALERAVAAFGGLLYDEDGTYEWANVEVEVSRRHGVTAHTQLAELVGPDHPEQAAGYLQTAADLDPINEDLAVAAMRAHAAAADIDAIRARFSRLSRALLDTGQEPAEETAALATQLCRDVAARGPRSRPGDMPRSDKPHP from the coding sequence ATGGTGCTGATGCACTGGATCGGCCGGCTCGTGGTGCGGTCGGCCAGCGCCGTCGCGGTGCTCGTCGTGGTCGCCGGTGTGCCGGCCGGCCTGGCGTACTTCGTCGGCTGGCCCCTGCCCGACCGGCTTCCGGGCAGCGTGGCAGACGTCGCGGCGCTGCTGGCCCGGGACTTCGACGACGCCGCCGTGGTCAAGGTGCTGGCGGTCGCGCTGTGGCTGGTGTGGGCGGCGTTCTGCCGCGCCCTCGCGGTGGAGGTGCAGGCGGCGCGCCGAGGCCGGGCCAGCCGGCGCCTGCGGCTGATCTCCCCGATGCAGGCCCTCGCGGCCATGCTTGTCGCCGGCCTCGCCGCCGGTCCCGGCGCCACCTTCACGGCGGCGGCCGCCACGCCCGGTGCCGTGGTCTCGGCCACGGCCGTGACAACATCCCATGCGTCGTTTGCCGCCCCGCAGCCGATGGCGACCTGGTCTGAAGTACCGACCGGTACGGCGGCTCGCACCAGCCTGCCTGCCGGCCCGGCCGCGCCGAGCAAGGCACGCCCGGCCACAGCCGGCGTGCAGGACTTGCCCCGGTTCGCCGTGGTCGCCGCCGACGGGCCGATCACTGTCGCGACCGCGGGTCGCCAGTACACCGCCACCGTCCAACGTGGAGATACTCTGTGGGAGATCGCGCAGGTGTGGCTGGGAAACCCGCACCGATGGGTGGAGATCTACGACCTCAACAAGGCCCGCTACGACCGGCACGGCCGAATGCGCGGCGGCCACCACATCGAACCAACCTGGATACTGACCCTGCCCGACGACGCCCACCCACCCGCCGGCGCTCAACCGGCCGCGCCCACCCATCCGAAACCACCACCGGCACCGCGCACGACGCCTCCACCGCCGCCCACGTCAGCGGCGCCAAGCCAGCCCGGGGACCGGCAGGAGCCCGACGGCGTCGTCGAACCCCACCAACCGCCGGCCACTTCGCCGCCGTCCGACCAGACCACCGCCAGCCCGGCGGAGCCATCGACAGCGGCCGAACGCCCGCAGCACAGTTCCAGCGACGACACCGGCGTCGCGATCCGGAACGGCTGGGTCACCATCGGGCTCGCTGCCGCGCTTGCCGCCGCCGCGGCCGTGGTGTGGTTACGTCGCCGGCACCGCTACAACCCACGCACCGCGCCGGATCCAGCAACCGATCCCACCCTGCAACCGCTGCCGGCCACGGTCACTCGGCTGCGCCGCGAAGTCCGCCGTCAGGCCCCGCACCTGCTGGAGCCGCCGAACCCTGGCCCCACCGTGCGCGAGTACGCCCAGATGGATCCTAAACCACCGCTGCCCGAGCCCGGCCCGCACGGACCGGAACTGGCTGGCTGGGGGCCGCTTCCCGCGGGCGGATTGGGTCTGACCGGGCCCGGTGCCGCGGGGGCCGCCCGCGCGATGCTCGTGGCGACCCTGTCGGCTGGGCACGCGTTCGACCCGGACGCCGAGGCCACCGTGGTGGTGCCGGCCAGTGTGCTGGCCGACCTGGTCGGCGGGCACGCCGTCGTAGACCTGGTCGGATCGATCCCACGGCTGATCGTCACCCCCGGCCTGAGCGAGGCGGTCACCCATCTGCACCGGGAGAACCTGGACCGCGCCTGGATCCTGGACCAGCACGACGCGCAAGACCTGACCGAACTACACACCCGGTTCCCCGACCACGAACCGTTGCCACCCATGCTGCTGATCGCGGACACACCCGAGCCGGCCAAACGCCACCGCCTGTCGGGCGTTCTGGAACTGTCCCACGGCATGAGCATCGGCGCGGTCCTGCTCGGCGACTGGCCCGCCGGGACCACCGTGCACGTCGAGCCGGACGGCAGCACCACCGGCGGCGACGGACAGCGCCTGTCCACCCTGGACCAGAGAGCCACGATGGACGGCGTCGCCGTGCTGCGCGAGGCACATACCGGCGAGCCACCCGAGCCGGCCGCCGCCGTATACCCACCGACGTCTGCGGCCATCGGCGGCTCTGGAACGCCGGCCCCGCCGGCACCCGCAGCGGCACAAGCGCCGCAGGGCCAGGCCGGTACCACCGACCAGCCGCGCGGCGACCTCGATGACCCCGCCGCTGCCAACGACGCCCCAGACACCGGCGATCAGGACCAAACCACCGATCCGTCGAACGCCGGCTCACCCCCGCCGCCCGACAGTTCCGGCCGCCGCCCCGACGTGCCGGCCGGTGCCGTCGTCCCGGCCCGGGTGCGGGTCCTCGGACGCGTGGCCATCCTCAAACCGGATGGCACCGCTGTCGCCGGGCTGCGCCGCAAAGCGGCCGAACTGCTGCTCTACCTCGCCGCGCACCGCGGCGGGGCGGCCATCGACGACATCAAAGAAGCGTTGTGGCCGGACGCCCCGATGAGCCGGGCCAAGGAACGCCTCGCCACCGACGTGGCCAACCTGCGGGCCAGCCTGCGCTCCGGCGCGCGCATCACCGCGCAGCAGGCTGAGCCAGACGCCGCGGCGGCACGTAGGCCGCGCGGTGGGAAGAAGCCCGTCGGGCCGGAGTTCGTGCTCAACCCGGGCGGCCGGTACATCTTGGCCCCCGACCTGGTCGACGTCGACTGGTGGCGGGTAGGCGACGCGGTCGCCGAGGCGAGCACCGCCGCCGACACCCCGGCTCGACAGGCTGCGCTCGAGCGGGCCGTGGCCGCGTTCGGCGGTCTGCTGTACGACGAGGACGGCACCTACGAGTGGGCCAACGTCGAGGTGGAGGTCAGCCGCCGCCACGGCGTCACCGCACATACCCAACTCGCCGAACTGGTCGGCCCGGACCACCCAGAGCAGGCCGCCGGCTACCTGCAGACCGCGGCAGACCTTGACCCGATCAACGAGGACCTGGCGGTCGCCGCGATGCGCGCGCACGCCGCCGCCGCAGACATCGACGCCATCCGGGCCCGGTTCAGCCGGCTGTCGCGTGCCCTGCTGGACACCGGCCAGGAACCGGCCGAGGAAACAGCCGCGCTGGCCACACAACTATGCCGCGACGTGGCCGCCCGCGGACCACGGTCGCGCCCCGGTGACATGCCACGCTCCGACAAGCCGCATCCCTGA
- a CDS encoding DNA-processing protein DprA — protein MDEFHDERTARATLGWLCEPGNPFVQQFLPAHGAAETVDMLSSGQVPLAVRAGLRNLTQSRLWANARAVLADAQRAGWKVLIPQDEDWPAGLPDLNGWQPVCLWAHGPGRIPQPATSVSIVGSRAATSYGLNVASDLAFQLVDRQWTVVSTPALGVDGAAMRAALAAGTSTGNGGAVAVLPHGLDQIHPPQHRNLLSQLADQGLLLSAWPAGAQPTRERVKTNLAMLAALSAGTVVVEASWRSHALGVARHALTAGRVGMVVPGPITSATSAGCHELLRTQPQTRLVTGVDDVVADLRRIPWPSSSPPVGGSDDTDA, from the coding sequence ATGGACGAATTCCACGACGAACGGACCGCGCGGGCCACGCTCGGCTGGCTATGTGAACCGGGCAACCCGTTCGTGCAGCAGTTCCTGCCCGCACACGGCGCGGCCGAGACGGTAGACATGCTGTCCTCCGGGCAGGTGCCGCTCGCGGTCCGGGCCGGGCTGCGGAACCTGACCCAATCCCGGCTGTGGGCCAACGCAAGGGCCGTGCTCGCCGACGCGCAGCGCGCCGGCTGGAAGGTGCTCATCCCACAGGACGAGGACTGGCCGGCCGGCCTCCCCGACTTGAACGGTTGGCAGCCAGTGTGCCTGTGGGCGCACGGGCCCGGCCGCATCCCGCAGCCCGCGACGTCAGTCAGCATCGTCGGGTCGCGGGCCGCCACCAGCTACGGCCTAAACGTGGCCTCCGATCTCGCCTTCCAACTCGTCGACCGGCAGTGGACGGTGGTGTCCACGCCGGCGCTCGGCGTCGACGGCGCTGCAATGCGCGCCGCCCTCGCCGCCGGCACAAGCACCGGTAATGGCGGTGCCGTCGCGGTCCTGCCGCACGGCCTGGACCAGATCCACCCGCCCCAACACCGAAACCTGCTCAGCCAGCTCGCCGACCAGGGTTTGCTGCTGAGCGCCTGGCCCGCCGGAGCCCAACCAACCCGGGAACGGGTCAAAACCAACCTGGCCATGCTGGCGGCGCTGTCCGCCGGCACCGTCGTGGTCGAAGCATCCTGGCGCAGCCACGCGTTAGGCGTGGCCCGGCATGCCCTCACGGCGGGCCGGGTCGGCATGGTCGTGCCCGGCCCGATCACGTCGGCGACTTCTGCCGGCTGCCACGAACTGCTACGTACGCAGCCGCAGACTCGCCTGGTCACGGGCGTCGACGACGTTGTCGCCGACCTGCGCCGCATCCCCTGGCCAAGCAGCAGCCCGCCGGTGGGAGGCTCCGATGACACGGACGCCTGA
- a CDS encoding TadE/TadG family type IV pilus assembly protein gives MSRGSNGSPRTPGRPHPAARTRGDRGAVAVEFAIGLPMLVLAGLLIAGSIVMARTNLDVNTAAAAAARAASQSRDAATARAAANDAAQSNLAGRCTTLSVQVDTSGFRRGGLVTVTVECIAAVRRLTGLGLPGTMAFTATAASPVDVFRGVPIHLVRPQPGGRNV, from the coding sequence ATGAGTCGAGGCAGCAACGGCAGCCCGCGCACACCGGGTAGGCCACACCCGGCCGCTCGGACACGCGGCGACCGCGGCGCGGTCGCGGTCGAGTTCGCGATCGGCCTGCCGATGCTGGTGCTGGCCGGGCTTCTGATCGCCGGCTCCATCGTGATGGCCCGCACCAACCTGGACGTCAATACCGCCGCGGCGGCCGCCGCTCGGGCGGCGTCGCAGTCGCGGGACGCCGCCACGGCACGGGCCGCGGCCAACGACGCCGCCCAGAGCAATCTCGCCGGCCGCTGTACGACCCTGTCCGTGCAGGTCGACACGAGCGGGTTCCGCCGCGGTGGACTGGTTACGGTCACCGTGGAGTGCATCGCTGCCGTCCGGCGGCTCACTGGCTTGGGTTTGCCAGGCACGATGGCCTTCACCGCGACGGCCGCCAGTCCGGTAGACGTCTTTCGCGGTGTGCCGATCCACCTGGTGCGACCGCAGCCGGGAGGCCGGAATGTGTGA
- a CDS encoding monooxygenase yields MKSDLRIAVVGGSITGPVTALLLLRGGFDHVTVYEQMPPTRQSGGGLISLEHSSLDILDRLGVDQGELVTYPSERLVQMSVRNRVPDRAVTRVYPGRHTTWTQLHHALTSRLPDGTVHTGHRVVGLSEDCGFPLLHFAAGQNACADLVVFADGRASLGRRILDPDRRLRYAGYVAHRGMAPPHAPQQYDFLRLEPCPGAQLNIAPVPGGLDWTFYLNATSSRYAQYFGADPDQRPFVVPDQVSDLARVDIDAHAQALLPVQYAAIVQATTIRMAVPVADIDVPGQMVWPVGDGHAVLLGDALAPVRPHTARGANNGIEQAAGLCAVLHQHRKYGADLGGALHGWQRRHLPTAQAAVRLGPAIGAKLGLGTAANHLVGVA; encoded by the coding sequence ATGAAATCTGATCTGCGGATCGCCGTGGTGGGCGGTTCGATCACCGGACCGGTCACCGCGTTGCTTCTGCTTCGCGGCGGCTTCGACCACGTCACCGTGTACGAGCAGATGCCACCAACCCGACAGTCGGGTGGTGGCCTGATCAGCCTGGAACATTCGTCGCTGGACATCCTGGACCGGCTCGGAGTCGACCAGGGCGAACTGGTCACGTATCCATCCGAACGTCTGGTGCAGATGAGCGTGCGGAACCGGGTTCCCGATAGGGCCGTCACCCGCGTCTACCCGGGCCGGCACACCACATGGACCCAGCTGCACCACGCCCTGACCAGTCGGCTACCGGACGGGACCGTCCACACCGGACATCGTGTAGTCGGGTTGAGCGAGGACTGCGGATTCCCGCTGCTGCACTTCGCCGCCGGCCAAAACGCCTGCGCGGATCTGGTGGTCTTCGCCGACGGCCGTGCCTCCCTCGGCCGGCGCATCCTGGACCCAGACCGACGGCTCCGGTACGCCGGCTACGTCGCCCACCGCGGCATGGCGCCGCCGCACGCACCGCAGCAGTACGACTTCCTGCGCCTGGAACCATGCCCGGGCGCGCAGCTCAACATCGCACCGGTCCCGGGCGGGCTGGACTGGACGTTCTATCTGAACGCCACCAGCAGCCGGTACGCCCAGTACTTCGGCGCCGATCCAGACCAGCGGCCGTTCGTTGTCCCGGACCAGGTCAGCGATCTGGCCCGCGTCGACATCGACGCCCACGCACAAGCGCTGCTGCCCGTGCAGTACGCGGCCATCGTGCAGGCCACCACGATCCGGATGGCGGTGCCGGTCGCCGATATCGACGTACCGGGGCAGATGGTGTGGCCGGTCGGTGACGGCCACGCGGTCCTGCTCGGCGACGCCCTGGCGCCGGTGCGCCCGCACACGGCCCGCGGCGCGAACAACGGTATCGAGCAGGCCGCCGGCTTGTGTGCGGTGTTGCACCAGCACCGCAAGTACGGCGCGGACCTCGGCGGCGCTCTGCACGGGTGGCAACGCCGGCATCTGCCGACGGCGCAGGCCGCTGTCCGGCTCGGCCCGGCGATCGGCGCCAAGTTGGGTCTGGGCACAGCGGCGAACCACCTCGTAGGGGTGGCGTGA
- a CDS encoding ATP-binding protein, with product MLVYNEHSNDIGDWCPHSGQPAPPNAGDEDGCPALCHASRIVDDPEPAHAITRELEPGSATPALGELTYLISPSYVKSWTAVRAIAELIANALDEDPHPHVAWADGVLTIADHGPGIPEEGLILGESDKTERQIGQFGEGKKVACLVLARSPGIGAIRIDTVGYQLVPSVQRGRLLDGRLPSRTQQGAEKLVYRVYGNTRARGTTVTIECPRDLATEATGRFRALTEPDYTPPAEPGACVLTGEPGRVWIGGVLVNTVPGLIASYDLPLTNKDMQNRDRTVIDAGSLRGAVRGILAACQDATVIDRFARHVLDGHGLREPEEFFADVTGPRVRAAWRTWARTHLPDKAFYAGAGHEEAALDLRDKGFTEVTARGLPAHRQRAFMDLLGVEIARTSRQRHYEKTRGKTTWVADRDLTPDQRTLLQQSRQLVRAAIGAFALDRVRVYSASEESPCSHGFYSPRNGDVAIHVDALADRHQTLTTLIHEAAHRVGHRGGGRWAPILDYGDRSRGFENLLSEFAGLLLSYLADAGRLPDLAEPPAATSREDRRAVADAAAPVSRRDLAHLLRDRLPHALSDKGFTSEKDLIDATAVHPDVWRTLTRPRPAGYRRRWGAGGRAWDYDKVALLAEAAGVAAPVVWLGYNLCEGPIYGRQRQHWNRPGPWTKKMREATMRACADLQTLGGAYAAQIPALHALINGQTGAVLGDDSWQEPARVLIALERQRLRLDAGTA from the coding sequence ATGCTTGTCTACAACGAACACTCCAACGACATCGGCGACTGGTGTCCCCACTCCGGGCAGCCGGCGCCACCCAACGCTGGCGACGAGGACGGCTGCCCGGCACTGTGCCACGCCAGCCGCATCGTCGACGACCCGGAACCCGCGCACGCGATCACGAGGGAGCTCGAGCCCGGATCAGCGACGCCCGCCCTGGGCGAGCTCACCTACCTCATCTCGCCCAGCTATGTGAAGTCGTGGACGGCGGTACGCGCCATCGCGGAGCTCATCGCCAACGCGCTCGACGAAGACCCGCACCCACACGTCGCCTGGGCCGATGGGGTACTGACCATCGCCGACCACGGTCCCGGAATCCCCGAGGAAGGACTCATCCTCGGCGAATCGGACAAGACCGAGCGGCAGATCGGGCAGTTCGGCGAAGGCAAGAAGGTCGCCTGCCTGGTCCTGGCCCGCAGCCCCGGCATCGGAGCGATACGGATCGACACCGTCGGCTACCAACTCGTCCCCTCTGTCCAGCGTGGACGGCTGCTCGACGGCCGGCTCCCGTCCCGCACGCAGCAGGGCGCGGAAAAGCTCGTCTACCGGGTGTACGGCAACACCCGCGCCCGGGGCACCACGGTCACCATCGAATGCCCACGCGACCTCGCTACCGAGGCCACCGGCCGGTTCCGGGCCTTGACCGAGCCGGACTACACCCCACCCGCAGAACCGGGGGCCTGCGTGCTGACCGGGGAACCCGGCCGGGTCTGGATCGGTGGCGTGCTCGTCAACACCGTGCCCGGCCTGATCGCCTCCTACGACCTGCCACTGACGAACAAGGACATGCAGAACCGGGACCGGACCGTCATCGACGCGGGCAGCCTACGCGGCGCGGTCCGCGGCATCCTCGCCGCCTGCCAGGACGCCACGGTGATCGACCGGTTCGCCCGACATGTGCTGGACGGGCACGGCCTGCGCGAACCGGAAGAGTTCTTCGCCGACGTCACCGGTCCCCGGGTACGGGCCGCGTGGCGGACCTGGGCCCGCACCCACCTGCCGGACAAGGCCTTCTACGCCGGTGCCGGCCACGAAGAAGCCGCCCTCGACCTGCGCGACAAAGGCTTCACCGAAGTCACCGCCCGCGGGTTGCCCGCCCACCGGCAGCGGGCCTTCATGGACCTGCTCGGTGTCGAAATCGCCCGAACGAGCCGACAACGTCACTACGAGAAGACCCGGGGCAAGACCACCTGGGTCGCCGACCGTGACCTCACCCCCGACCAACGCACCCTGTTGCAGCAGTCGCGGCAGCTGGTCCGGGCAGCGATTGGCGCGTTCGCTTTGGACCGGGTCCGGGTGTACTCGGCCAGCGAGGAATCCCCGTGCTCGCACGGGTTCTATTCCCCGCGCAACGGCGACGTGGCCATCCACGTCGACGCCCTCGCCGACCGCCACCAGACGCTGACCACACTGATCCACGAAGCCGCCCACCGGGTCGGGCACCGCGGCGGCGGCCGCTGGGCACCCATCCTCGACTACGGGGACCGCTCACGCGGATTCGAGAACCTGCTCAGCGAGTTCGCCGGGCTCCTGCTCAGCTACCTCGCCGACGCCGGCAGACTCCCAGACCTGGCCGAGCCACCAGCCGCGACCTCCCGCGAGGATCGTCGCGCCGTCGCAGACGCCGCCGCCCCGGTCAGTCGCCGGGACCTAGCCCACCTGTTGCGCGACCGGCTCCCGCACGCCCTATCCGACAAGGGATTCACCAGCGAAAAGGATCTCATCGACGCCACCGCCGTGCACCCCGACGTCTGGCGCACCCTGACCAGACCACGGCCGGCCGGCTACCGACGCAGGTGGGGCGCCGGCGGGCGGGCCTGGGACTACGACAAGGTCGCCCTGCTCGCCGAAGCCGCCGGGGTCGCCGCACCGGTCGTCTGGCTCGGCTACAACCTGTGCGAAGGACCCATCTACGGCCGCCAACGCCAACACTGGAACCGGCCCGGCCCCTGGACCAAGAAGATGCGCGAGGCGACCATGCGTGCCTGCGCCGACCTGCAAACGCTCGGCGGCGCCTACGCCGCACAGATCCCGGCCCTGCACGCCCTGATCAACGGGCAGACCGGCGCTGTCCTTGGCGACGACAGCTGGCAGGAACCGGCCCGCGTCCTGATCGCTCTGGAACGCCAGCGACTGCGCCTCGACGCCGGCACGGCCTAA
- a CDS encoding type II secretion system F family protein, whose amino-acid sequence MNALIVIGAGLGAAVAALVAALAPARTTLAQTLAALHGPPLQPSTGRQRFRRSLTAPLTRAGLPRPQTLRDLAVLDRDPHAFLAGQLGLAGLGLLAPTATVAVVNLMGAGIGWSVPIWLGLVVAAGGYLLSEVSVHEEAEQRRRLIRHTLAALLDIVPPALAAGAGIEQALTDTSEIASGWAARRIRRTLATARLTRQPIWQALGQLGQDTGVIELEQLAGTLQLASDEGTRIREALTARGQALSQRLAAELEAQAEAATERMSIPLMALTSVFLLFLVYPAMAALQP is encoded by the coding sequence GTGAACGCACTCATCGTGATCGGCGCTGGCCTCGGCGCCGCCGTCGCCGCGCTGGTCGCCGCGCTCGCACCGGCCCGCACCACCCTGGCCCAGACCCTTGCGGCGCTGCATGGACCACCCCTACAACCCTCGACGGGTCGACAACGCTTTCGGCGAAGCCTGACCGCCCCGTTGACCCGGGCCGGGCTGCCCCGCCCGCAGACCCTCCGCGACCTGGCGGTCCTCGACCGCGACCCACACGCGTTTCTGGCCGGCCAACTCGGCCTGGCCGGGCTCGGCCTGCTCGCACCCACGGCGACCGTCGCCGTGGTCAACCTGATGGGTGCGGGGATCGGTTGGAGCGTCCCGATATGGCTCGGTCTAGTCGTTGCCGCCGGCGGTTACCTGCTCAGCGAGGTATCCGTCCACGAGGAGGCCGAACAGCGGCGCCGGCTGATCCGCCACACCCTGGCCGCGCTGCTGGACATCGTCCCACCCGCCTTGGCCGCCGGCGCCGGCATCGAGCAAGCCCTCACCGATACCTCCGAGATCGCCTCCGGCTGGGCCGCCCGCCGGATCCGACGCACCCTCGCCACGGCGCGGCTGACCCGCCAGCCGATCTGGCAGGCCCTTGGCCAGCTCGGCCAGGACACCGGCGTCATCGAACTGGAGCAGCTGGCCGGCACCCTGCAACTGGCCTCCGACGAGGGCACCCGGATCCGCGAGGCGCTCACCGCCCGCGGCCAGGCCCTGTCGCAGCGGCTGGCCGCCGAACTGGAAGCCCAAGCCGAAGCCGCCACCGAACGCATGTCCATCCCGCTGATGGCGTTGACCAGCGTGTTCCTGCTGTTCCTCGTCTACCCAGCGATGGCAGCACTCCAACCATAA